Proteins from a genomic interval of Myxococcales bacterium:
- a CDS encoding ArsA family ATPase, giving the protein MMPPRNPADLIRERSIVVCVGTGGVGKTTVAAALALAAARMGRKTLVLTIDPAKRLADAMGIRELGNEPQRVQLREDESEFELYAMMLDTKRTFDAVIARFAPDDASHRRILDNPIYQHVSGALAGSGEYAAMEKVLEMSESGRFDLVVVDTPPAQHLLDFLDAPKRLVEFLDSRLVRLLVHPAVTAGRFGVRLFQRPVQGVLQLVERLTGVGFLEDLAAFLKAIDDMSDGFKQRANRIQKTLLGSDAAFVLVAGPGRESSYNAELFLEHLDEAHASVQGVVINRMHLWPGSQPPPRDLAAGRVARRDLEQLATALGDPAAAEAAAAATSEYAHEALRDYENTRVLCGRAERSGCFFRMVPEQSRDISDLEGLSQIASELLIGSEVAT; this is encoded by the coding sequence GTGATGCCCCCTCGAAACCCCGCAGACCTCATCCGCGAGCGCAGCATTGTCGTATGCGTCGGAACCGGCGGGGTAGGGAAAACAACAGTGGCCGCGGCTCTGGCCCTGGCCGCGGCACGCATGGGACGCAAGACCCTGGTGCTGACCATTGATCCCGCCAAACGACTGGCCGACGCGATGGGGATTCGCGAACTGGGAAACGAACCCCAGCGAGTCCAGCTTCGCGAGGACGAATCCGAATTCGAGCTCTACGCCATGATGCTCGACACCAAGCGCACCTTCGATGCCGTGATCGCGCGCTTCGCCCCCGACGATGCTTCTCATCGCAGAATTCTCGACAACCCGATCTACCAGCACGTTTCCGGGGCGCTCGCCGGGAGCGGCGAATACGCGGCGATGGAAAAGGTTCTGGAAATGTCCGAATCGGGGCGCTTTGACCTCGTGGTCGTCGATACGCCACCGGCGCAACACCTGCTGGACTTTCTCGACGCACCCAAGCGACTGGTCGAGTTTCTCGACAGCCGTCTTGTCCGGTTGCTGGTGCATCCCGCGGTGACAGCGGGTCGCTTCGGTGTGCGCTTGTTTCAGCGACCGGTTCAGGGGGTGCTGCAACTCGTCGAACGCTTGACGGGCGTGGGTTTTCTCGAGGACCTCGCGGCTTTCTTGAAGGCGATCGACGACATGTCGGACGGATTCAAACAGCGGGCCAACCGAATCCAGAAAACCCTGTTGGGAAGCGATGCGGCTTTTGTCCTGGTCGCGGGGCCCGGCCGGGAATCCAGTTACAACGCCGAGCTGTTTCTCGAACACCTCGACGAAGCCCACGCCTCCGTGCAGGGAGTCGTGATCAACCGAATGCACCTGTGGCCCGGGTCGCAGCCGCCGCCGCGGGATCTCGCTGCGGGGAGAGTCGCCCGACGAGACCTCGAGCAGCTCGCGACCGCACTGGGCGATCCGGCCGCAGCCGAGGCAGCCGCCGCTGCGACCAGCGAATACGCGCACGAAGCACTCCGCGACTACGAAAACACCCGGGTCCTGTGTGGCCGTGCAGAGCGGAGCGGCTGTTTTTTTCGCATGGTGC